The bacterium genome contains a region encoding:
- a CDS encoding GatB/YqeY domain-containing protein, with the protein MITSNIMKLVGDAMKARDSVRVSVLRMLSSELKNAKINIHDPNATEQRELTEAEEIAVVRREAKKRKEAIEMYEKVNAIDKVESEKAELLILQEFLPAEVSEEEVNKLISESIDNLKATSLQDMGKVIADVKLKNSGVDGSVVANLVRSKLS; encoded by the coding sequence ATGATTACATCTAATATAATGAAATTGGTGGGTGATGCTATGAAAGCACGAGACAGTGTTCGTGTTTCTGTCCTTCGTATGCTTTCATCAGAGCTTAAAAACGCTAAAATCAACATACATGATCCAAATGCTACCGAACAACGAGAGTTGACTGAGGCTGAAGAGATTGCAGTAGTAAGACGAGAAGCTAAGAAAAGAAAAGAAGCAATTGAAATGTATGAAAAAGTAAATGCAATAGACAAGGTAGAAAGTGAAAAAGCAGAATTACTAATACTTCAAGAATTTTTACCAGCTGAGGTATCAGAAGAAGAGGTAAATAAGTTAATTAGCGAGTCTATAGATAATCTAAAGGCAACTAGTTTACAGGATATGGGGAAAGTAATAGCTGATGTAAAACTCAAAAACTCTGGAGTAGACGGATCAGTTGTTGCCAACCTCGTCCGCTCAAAACTTTCATGA
- a CDS encoding His/Gly/Thr/Pro-type tRNA ligase C-terminal domain-containing protein — MLQSQLFPKTKKEAPKDAESVNHKLLVRAGFIDQLMAGSWTLMPLGWKVVSKINQIIREEMNAVGGQEMLMPLLHPKNIWGETGRWDKADEIMYKLKDSHDKEYVLSFTHEEIVMDLLRKNINSYKDLPISVYHFSTKFRNELRAKNGILRGREFMMKDLYSAHSTEEDLMKYYEQVKEAYIKIFKRLGFNFKVARASGGVFTDKFTHEFQVLSDAGEDTIYWKEGDREAGGDAEAINEEVLEGKKEDYISAKSIEVGNIFPLGTWYAEKMNMNFTDEDGSKKPVWFGSYGIGPTRVMGTWVEVSHDDKGIIWSKEISPFDVHLVGLGGKGKDLYDKLKEKGVDVLFDDRDILAGQKFADADLIGIPVRLVVSEKTGEKIEFKERSSDKVELLNFDEVIQKIK; from the coding sequence ATGTTGCAAAGTCAGTTGTTTCCGAAAACAAAAAAAGAAGCTCCAAAAGACGCTGAGAGTGTCAATCATAAACTTCTTGTTAGAGCAGGATTTATTGATCAGTTGATGGCGGGTAGCTGGACCTTAATGCCTTTGGGTTGGAAAGTGGTAAGTAAAATAAACCAAATAATCAGGGAGGAAATGAACGCAGTTGGTGGACAGGAGATGTTGATGCCACTTCTTCACCCTAAAAACATATGGGGGGAGACAGGAAGATGGGATAAGGCTGATGAGATAATGTATAAATTAAAAGACTCTCATGATAAAGAGTACGTCTTATCCTTTACTCACGAGGAAATTGTCATGGATTTGTTAAGAAAAAATATTAACAGCTATAAAGATTTACCTATTTCTGTCTATCATTTTTCAACGAAGTTCAGGAACGAACTTAGGGCTAAAAATGGAATACTTAGAGGTCGTGAGTTTATGATGAAAGATTTGTACTCAGCTCATTCTACTGAAGAGGATTTAATGAAGTATTACGAGCAAGTAAAAGAAGCATATATTAAAATATTTAAGAGATTAGGATTTAATTTTAAGGTTGCTAGGGCTTCAGGGGGAGTCTTTACCGATAAATTTACTCACGAATTTCAGGTGTTGTCTGACGCTGGTGAAGATACAATCTATTGGAAAGAAGGAGATAGGGAAGCAGGTGGTGACGCTGAAGCGATAAACGAGGAAGTCTTGGAAGGTAAAAAAGAAGACTATATTTCTGCAAAATCAATTGAGGTTGGAAACATATTTCCGCTTGGAACATGGTATGCAGAAAAAATGAATATGAATTTTACAGACGAGGACGGAAGTAAGAAACCTGTTTGGTTTGGAAGCTATGGTATAGGTCCAACAAGGGTAATGGGAACTTGGGTTGAGGTGTCACATGATGATAAGGGAATAATTTGGAGTAAGGAGATTTCACCATTTGATGTTCACTTGGTTGGATTAGGTGGAAAAGGAAAAGATTTGTATGACAAATTAAAAGAAAAAGGTGTGGATGTGTTATTTGATGACAGGGATATCCTAGCTGGGCAAAAGTTTGCAGATGCTGATTTAATTGGTATACCAGTTAGGTTAGTTGTTTCCGAGAAAACTGGGGAAAAAATAGAATTTAAGGAGAGATCATCTGATAAAGTTGAACTTCTTAATTTTGATGAGGTTATCCAAAAAATAAAATAA
- the ybeY gene encoding rRNA maturation RNase YbeY yields the protein MIKVNISKQSSYPISGVKVRKFLQSFFKNHGIVSDAEVYVSFVGEAKMLSLAKRYYKDSKLHNVFSFVESEVSHFKNPKEDVMQLGEIVVCFPVALKEAKFEGKLIEEKVLELIGHSGLHLLGIHHD from the coding sequence ATGATTAAAGTCAATATTTCAAAACAATCAAGCTACCCAATAAGTGGTGTAAAGGTAAGAAAGTTTTTGCAAAGTTTTTTTAAAAATCATGGAATAGTTTCAGATGCAGAAGTCTATGTTTCTTTTGTAGGTGAGGCAAAGATGTTATCTTTAGCAAAACGATATTACAAAGACAGCAAGCTCCACAATGTATTTTCATTTGTTGAGTCTGAAGTTTCTCACTTTAAAAATCCTAAAGAGGATGTAATGCAATTGGGCGAAATTGTTGTTTGTTTTCCTGTAGCCCTAAAGGAAGCTAAGTTTGAGGGGAAATTGATAGAAGAAAAAGTACTGGAATTAATTGGTCATTCTGGGTTACACTTACTCGGAATCCATCATGATTAA
- a CDS encoding histidine triad nucleotide-binding protein: MEDCVFCKIVKGELPSTIEYEDDEIVAFRNINPIAPVHILIIPKKHILNLSAIGEEDIELLGSMLVVSNKLAKKLDIINAFRIGVANGEYAGQTVFHMHFHLTGGWKTKYNRDEDKA; encoded by the coding sequence ATGGAGGATTGTGTTTTTTGTAAAATTGTAAAAGGAGAACTTCCCTCAACTATTGAATATGAAGACGATGAAATAGTTGCTTTTCGAAATATTAATCCAATTGCTCCTGTTCATATCTTAATAATTCCAAAAAAACATATTCTAAATCTTAGTGCCATTGGCGAAGAGGATATTGAATTGTTGGGTAGTATGCTTGTTGTTTCAAATAAATTAGCTAAGAAGTTAGACATAATAAATGCCTTTAGAATTGGGGTGGCGAACGGGGAGTACGCTGGTCAAACAGTATTCCATATGCATTTCCATCTAACGGGAGGGTGGAAAACAAAGTATAATAGGGATGAAGATAAAGCGTAG
- the dnaX gene encoding DNA polymerase III subunit gamma/tau: MTYYLKYRPQTISDLDIISVREVISNIAKSGNISHSFLFSGPKGTGKTSAARILAKVINCEQLRKDGEPCNKCYSCKSVANGTNIDVIEMDAASNRGIDDIRVLRDIVKLSPAKSRAKVYIIDEAHMLTTEASNALLKTLEEPPSHVYFILATTNPEKIISTIKSRTVLVNFTKATAEETKRSLKRIVKLEKIKIENEDIDKIIKIAKGSFRDAVKLLEQFSKDKKILDNQDVFNADIFVEIILSKEIEKVITDLNKAIEAGVDINDITTEILQTLQRKLVEEKSDEIIQLIELLLDAQSYNKVTPIEELPLEIALIKWCKI; this comes from the coding sequence ATGACATACTACCTAAAATATAGACCTCAAACAATTTCTGACTTGGATATAATTTCTGTCCGTGAAGTAATTTCAAATATTGCAAAGTCAGGCAATATTTCTCACTCCTTTTTGTTTTCAGGTCCCAAGGGTACAGGCAAAACATCTGCGGCAAGGATTTTGGCAAAAGTAATTAACTGTGAACAATTAAGAAAGGATGGTGAGCCTTGTAATAAGTGTTATTCCTGTAAATCTGTTGCAAATGGAACAAATATTGATGTTATTGAGATGGATGCAGCTAGTAATAGGGGTATTGACGACATTAGGGTTTTAAGAGACATTGTGAAACTATCTCCTGCTAAATCTCGTGCAAAGGTGTATATCATTGATGAAGCCCATATGTTGACGACAGAGGCCTCGAATGCGCTGTTAAAGACATTAGAAGAGCCGCCAAGCCACGTATATTTCATTTTGGCTACCACTAACCCCGAAAAAATAATAAGTACCATTAAAAGCAGGACAGTACTTGTTAATTTTACAAAAGCCACAGCAGAAGAAACTAAAAGATCATTAAAAAGAATTGTGAAATTGGAGAAGATTAAGATAGAAAATGAAGATATAGACAAAATTATAAAAATTGCAAAGGGATCATTTAGAGATGCAGTTAAATTATTAGAGCAGTTTTCAAAAGATAAAAAGATTTTAGACAACCAAGATGTTTTTAATGCTGATATTTTTGTCGAAATTATACTAAGTAAGGAAATAGAAAAGGTGATCACGGATTTAAACAAGGCAATTGAGGCTGGTGTTGACATAAATGATATAACTACTGAAATTTTGCAAACACTCCAGAGGAAATTGGTTGAGGAAAAATCAGATGAGATAATTCAATTGATTGAACTACTTTTAGATGCACAAAGTTACAACAAGGTTACTCCAATTGAAGAATTGCCTCTTGAAATAGCTCTCATCAAGTGGTGTAAGATTTGA